The DNA segment ATCCCTGGAACCTCATTTCAGCTTGAACTGGGATGGGGCTATGGGCTTTTAATCTTATTTATGCTTGTTGGCGGATCCAATGCTGTGAATCTTACCGATGGATTAGATGGACTGCTTGCTGGTACAGCTGCCATTGCTTTTGGAGCGTTTGGCATATTAGCCTGGAACGGGGAGCTAAATATAGAGGTGGCGATCTTCTCCCTTGCCGTTGTAGGAGCTCTTTTAGGTTTTCTTGTTTTTAATGCCCACCCTGCCAAAGTCTTCATGGGTGACACAGGTTCGCTCGCTTTAGGTGGAGCGATTGCCATTATTGCTATTTTAACGAAGCTTGAACTCTTGCTTGTATTAATTGGTGGAGTATTTGTCATTGAGACCTTATCTGTAATTATTCAGGTCATATCATTTAAAACAACTGGTAAACGCATATTTAAAATGAGTCCGCTACACCATCACTATGAACTAAATGGTTGGTCCGAATGGCGTGTGGTTACAACGTTTTGGGCAGTTGGCTTAGTTTTTGCGGTACTTGGGATCTACATTGAGGTGATGTTCGGATGAGAACCTTTCAATCATTTGATTACAATAACGTATTAGTGCTAGGACTTGCGAAAAGTGGTACAGCAGCTGCTGAATTACTTTTAGACAGTGGTGTTCATGTTCGTGTCAATGACTATAAAGCAGATGAAAACAGTGAGCAGGTGAGAAGGCTTAACGCAAAAGGAGCCGAGGTGATTACGGGAGGACATCCATTACACACCCTTGATGACATTGATTTAATCGTTAAGAATCCGGGCATTCGATATGAAAATCCAATCGTTGTGGAGGGGCAAAAGCGCGGGATATCTGTTGTGACTGAGATTGAACTCGCCGGTCAACTTCACAAAGGAGATTTAATCGGGGTTACGGGGTCAAATGGCAAAACGACAACGACAACATTAATTCATGCTTTTCTTGAAGCTGATCATAAGCCTGTTTCGATTGCGGGAAATATCGGAGAAGTGGCTTGTGAGGTAGCTCGTACAACATCAGAAGAGGAAACAATGGTTGTTGAACTATCGTCCTTTCAGTTGATGGGTGTCGAAACCTTCAAACCAAACATTGCGGTTTGGTTAAATTTATTCGAAGCTCACCTGGATTATCACCATTCATTAGAAAATTATTATCAGGCAAAAGCGAATATCACTAAAATGCAAACGGAAGATGATTATCTCGTATACAACGCAGATGATGATTCGATCGTATCTTTTCTTTCGACTGCAGCAGCAACTAGAGTTCCATTTTCTATTACAGAAAAAGTCGATGGAGCCTTTGCTGATGAGGAATGGGTGTATTTTAAAGGTGAAAAAGTGATGAAGCGAAGCGATATTGTGCTGGTAGGTGAGCATAACCTGGCAAACATCTTGGCAGCCGTGGCGGCTGTGAAGATAAGAGGCATCTCAAATGATGCCATCCACAAAGTTTTAACAAGCTTCGCAGGGGTTCCGCATCGCCTCGAATTTGTTACCCGAAAGCAAGGGATTCTATTTTATAATGATTCAAAAGCGACAAATATTTTAGCGACATCCTATGCACTCAGATCTTTTACTCAGCCAACTGTATTATTAGCAGGCGGTTTAGATCGAGGTAATGATTTTGATGGATTAATTCCCTACTTAACAAACGTAAAAGCTATGGTTGTCTTCGGTGAAACCCAAGACAAGCTTGCTGATGCAGCTAAACAAGCAAATATTGAACATATTTGTGCTGTGGAAACAATGGATGAAGCAGTGCAGACCGCTCATCGCCTGACACACGAAGGGGAAGTCGTTCTGTTGTCCCCAGCTTGTGCGAGCTGGGATCAATATGGGACTTTTGAAGAAAGAGGTCATATGTTTAAACAAGCTGTGCATAAGCTGAAGTAAGGGCTTATGTGACAAGCTGTAGCCCTGTTTTCCAAATGATATGGGAGGTAGGGCTTTTTTATGGATAAAGTTGAAAAAAAGCCAGACGTATGGCTGACATGTACCATTCTTAGTATATTAATTATTGGCATTATTATGGTGTACAGTTCCTCAAGCATATGGTCAGAGTATAAATTTGATGACTCATGGTTTTATGCTAAGAGACAAATATTATTCGCTGTACTTGGTCTAGCGGCAATGACTTTCTTATCACGTATTCCTTATTATTTCTGGTTTAAGCATGCGAAGTGGATTGCCATTATTTGTTTGGTGTTTTTAATCGCTGTCTTAATCCCGGGGATAGGTATGGTTCGTGGGGGGCAAGAAGCTGGATTGGGATCGGCATGTTCAGTATTCAGCCCTCTGAATTTATGAAGCTAGGACTGATAATATTTTTAGCAAGGTTCTTATCGGTAAGACAAAAGAAAATAGTTTCCTTCCAAGAAGGCTTTCTTCCAGGGCTAGCCCTTATTCTTGTACCTTTTGCCCTCATTATGTTGCAGCCTGATTTAGGGACAGGCGTCGTGATGGTAACAACATGTCTTGTGATGATGTTCACGGCAGGGGCGCGGATCGGCCACTTTATGTGGATTGCTGCGGCTGGAGCCGCTGGTATGGTTGGATTAATTGCGTCAGCCCCCTACCGAATTAAGCGAATCACATCCTTTTTGCATCCTTGGGAGGACCCGCTCGGAAGCGGGTTCCAAATTATTCAGTCGCTATATGCGATTGGTCCAGGTGGCTTACTTGGACTTGGGTTAGGAAACAGTATGCAAAAGTTCTTTTATTTACCTGAACCACAAACAGATTTTATTTTTGCCGTCTTAGCAGAAGAGTTAGGATTCATCGGGGGCAGCGTGGTTCTCATTCTATTCTTCATTTTGCTGTGGCGAGGGGTACGTGCCAGTTTATATGCCCGGATTTATTTGGAAGCTTGCTGGCGCTTGGTATTGTCGGAATGATTTCGATTCAGGTGATGATCAACGTAAGTGTTGTAACAGGGTTTATACCAGTTACCGGGATCACTCTTCCACTGATAAGTTATGGAGGCTCCTCTTTAACCTTAACCCTGGCCTCACTTGGGCTGCTTCTAAGTGTCAGTCGATATTCATCAAAATGATACAAACGTAACCGTACAGGTCTATACCCTGTACGGTTTTTAATCTTTTTCAAAAGGTTATTCACAGTGGAATCCGTCCGATGTTAAACTAGTATTAATAGTCCTGAATAAAGCTGAAATAATTGCAAACTAGTTTTTAATTCGCATAGGGTTATGTGATATAATGGGAGTTGCAGAAAGTATAGAATAGGTTTACTTTATCAACTGTAGTTTCCTGCAGTGAAGCTTTCGCACATGGTAGCAAGGAGACATGCCCATTATGGAAGAAAAAAAGAAAGTTGTTTCCATAGAAGACCGAATTCCCAAATTAAAACAAATTAGAAAAAAGAAAGCCAATAGACGATTAGTTCAATACTTGACTATATTATTTTTGTTAATTGCTATTGTCGTTTATTTACAATCTCCTCTTAGTCACATTCGAACGGTTGATATAGAAGGGGATCGTCATGTTGAGGCCGATGAAATCAAAGAACTTTCCG comes from the Halobacillus shinanisalinarum genome and includes:
- the mraY gene encoding phospho-N-acetylmuramoyl-pentapeptide-transferase translates to MNDYILFITMALSFAVTVVISPIIIPYLKRLKFGQSIRDEGPESHQKKSGTPTMGGVMILVAITVTTLIISFWLLPEAESVQIFLVLFVLLGYGLLGFLDDYIKVALKRNLGLTSKQKMLGQIIIAIVVYIILQQNDFETYIAIPGTSFQLELGWGYGLLILFMLVGGSNAVNLTDGLDGLLAGTAAIAFGAFGILAWNGELNIEVAIFSLAVVGALLGFLVFNAHPAKVFMGDTGSLALGGAIAIIAILTKLELLLVLIGGVFVIETLSVIIQVISFKTTGKRIFKMSPLHHHYELNGWSEWRVVTTFWAVGLVFAVLGIYIEVMFG
- the murD gene encoding UDP-N-acetylmuramoyl-L-alanine--D-glutamate ligase, with translation MRTFQSFDYNNVLVLGLAKSGTAAAELLLDSGVHVRVNDYKADENSEQVRRLNAKGAEVITGGHPLHTLDDIDLIVKNPGIRYENPIVVEGQKRGISVVTEIELAGQLHKGDLIGVTGSNGKTTTTTLIHAFLEADHKPVSIAGNIGEVACEVARTTSEEETMVVELSSFQLMGVETFKPNIAVWLNLFEAHLDYHHSLENYYQAKANITKMQTEDDYLVYNADDDSIVSFLSTAAATRVPFSITEKVDGAFADEEWVYFKGEKVMKRSDIVLVGEHNLANILAAVAAVKIRGISNDAIHKVLTSFAGVPHRLEFVTRKQGILFYNDSKATNILATSYALRSFTQPTVLLAGGLDRGNDFDGLIPYLTNVKAMVVFGETQDKLADAAKQANIEHICAVETMDEAVQTAHRLTHEGEVVLLSPACASWDQYGTFEERGHMFKQAVHKLK